TTTTTGCTAGCATTCGATTTCAACACTCATCAGACTCTAGTCAAGGCTGCTGGCAGCAAGACGCCCCAACCATCGCCCGCAGCTAGCTCCCGAATCACGAGCACGCGTCCTGTTGTCGGGTCCGTGGAACGAGTGGCGTCGCTTAGACGTGACTGCCTAGTTCGTGACCGACATCGTTGCGTAATATCTCACGATTTCGATATGAAAGAAGCTGAGCGCCGTATTGAAGAGAGCGGATATGACTATGCTTCAGACGATCAAGGACAATTACTCAAAGAACAGGAACCCGGATCATTTGCGGAACTGGAAGTCGCGCATATACTTCCTCACTCATTGATGACTACGACAGGAAACCCTGAGCTGGTAGGTAAATATCCAGTTCTACACCTCAAGCTAATATGTGTCCTAGAATAAATCCAAGGAAACGGCATTGGCAATACTTGATATGTTTGATCACGATATCGTGCACCTTATCGAAGGCCCAGATATTGATCGTTCTCGGAACGCTCTCACTCTGAAAATTGATTTACATCGGCAGTTTGGCAACTTCAAAGTTTTCTTCGAGCCTACGAACCAGCCCAATAGCTACCGGATCGATTCAACCCTCCGTCAGCCATTCAGGAACCGTATTTTCCCAGTCAATCGTACTTTCTTTCTCACTCCCGAGCGAACCATCGATCCCCCGTCCGCTCGGCTTCTTGCTGTTCACAACGCTATTTGCCAGATTTTACATTTAAGTGCCGCCGGAAATTACATTGACAGCATTCTTCGCGACTTGGACGATGGAGCTGTACAATCTGACGGCTCTACTAATCTAGCCAGTCTGCTTCGGCTGAGGCTAGATTGTTGGTGGGAAAGCGCAGTGGTTGAATAATCAGGCGTCTCTTTACACCTTATATAGCTCCGTATCTAACGCCTCCtttctatttaataatagatAACAAATGGTAGAAAGGATGAAATTTCTGTATATAAAAGTTCGAAGGACTTGATATAAAGGCTCCCACAAGCAGTTGGTTATCAATTCATAATTAATAACCTCTGTAGCTagagttttttttttagagttttcatcttccttccttctttttttttaagcTATATAGTGCTAGGATATGTTGACAAGTATATCTAGGGTCTATGTCGAAGACGCTAGATATGCCGGTTGGTTGTAATTACCATTATAATAGGCATACTGATCGTGATGTCTTTTGGAAGGCCTCTTCTCTGGTTATGCGAGCCTTTCTTTATCCTTATTGAATTACTTGGCTCATCTTGCTTTCTTTTACAGAAGCTTCTTCTATTTTACAAGCCGCTTTTATGTCAGGTGCCTTATGCACCGTGGCGATATTACGTTTTTAGCTTATGTAGCTGCTCGGCGCTTGGCTATCTATGCTAGGTCCAAGCCTAAGACCTTGCGACTTAATGCCTCTACTCCTAACCTGTCCCTCGTAAGGTCCTAGAAAGCGTCTGTAGGATCCTTACGAGTTGACTCGTTCGTGCTTGATACTCTAGAGACCTGAAACAGCATAGTAGTTCTCAGAAGTATGATACGGAGTGTCTTCGTTCGACTACTCTTGCGTATCTTATCTGGAATTGAATATATGGTATAATCCACAGAGTTCACGGTGCAGAACTGAACATATGTACCTCTCGCTGGGAATATCGCGCGCTAATCCTAAATATGCCCTGATTATCTCAGATAATAACATAATGTACCGCCAAAAAATACAAGCCCGCAACCGGGTCATTGAAAGCTTCTGTGTTGAGTGAAGCTGAGCTCTAATAGAATCTCAAGGAACTCTTCAATACTCTTCACTGCAGTTTAATACTTGACTTCATGGCTTGAGCCCTCATGTAACGGCAAAACGTCAAGTCCGTTCCAAATCTCAGTATCTAACATCCAGTCATCGAGACTATTTTTCCATTCACTCTGTTCAATGTCTTCTTTATAGAATCGGGCAGGCAAAACGGCAGTGCTCTGTAACGGCTAGAAGCCTGGGGTACCGATAAGTCGTATGTGGCTGTCCATCGATGGTGATAGGCTGGGTAGCCACGGTTCTCTAGCGGCCTTTTGCTAGTAGtatcagcctcatcaacgcGGAAAGAGAGGCACGCGGGCTACAAAAACTGTTATTGGATGTCATCACCAACGGCAATTGAtgtagtagtagtagtaggaggaggaggagggggtgAGAGGCTGAGACTGAGTGACTTAAATTTCACCTATCGAGTAGTGCCTCTGCGACTGGTGCAAAATCTTTTCAATCACCTTCTTCGCCAGCTTGTCTATATTCTGAACATCAAACCCCTTCCTAAATTCGATATTGTCCCAAAGGACATCTTTCCGCTTACTATCTTGCAGAAAATATTGGTCTTTTTTCACGAAATAAAGATAGACGTTCCCACCAGGATCACCTGAAGACGACGAACGGCTTGAATTCTTCAGAGTCCCAACCCAACATCGCTCGTTCTTCAGCTGCAGTCGACGCCCGCGCTGTTTGTCTGTAGCGTGCTCTAAGCGAGTAGGTGGTGCCTCTGTCACAGAAACTTagcttttctttctcaaatTGGGTACCTGGACGCTCACGACGTCGGCGGCGAGCCACCTTCCTCGAGGATTTACCAGTGGATCCAGGCATATATTCGAAAAACGTATTGTGAGGGCCAAATTCAAGCAGCTGCCACGAAAATGGTGGAGTAATGCGGGGTTTCTCAGCAGTGGAATAATCCACCACTTGACGGGTCTATGGCGGGCGCGCCCCTTACGTAATAGAATTGTCGGATTATGATTGGCAGTTACGAAAAGAACTCCACCCCTGTCGTTGAAGGGAACTCTACCTCCTGTGAGGTGGGGCACCAAAAAGAACTCTGCCTGTATCCCTGCTGGTTATGCAAGGCTGATTCAAAACGTCTCGATATTTCTCTTCCCGTCTAATAACTTGCCGTAGGTGAGCGGTAGCTTCAGGTGTGAGGTTTTTGGACTCAAGTCGCAGCTTGTGCGGGGCCATCTTGGCCTTTGGTTCGCTTCTGCGCTCTCTTTTAGCCTTCAGAGTGATTTGGAACCATCTACTGCCTTCCCGAGAAGGGAAAAAACGCTGACATGCTACCCCTTCGATCCATGGTAGAGGATCAGTTGATGGAAGCCCTTTCGACGGCCGTCCCTTAGCCCTGGGGTTGACCCAGCTATGAGATTTACTACAATGCTCCTGCATTGCTTGCAGCTGGCGGACGTTGAAGCTATTGCATAGTCGGCATTTCAGTACACCAAGCTTTGGTGGGGCAAGACAAGGGATAGGCTCGGTTGTCGACGGTGGATACTGCAGCTGGGGTAGCTCAGTCCGGCTTCGTAGTACGCCAGGTATCTTTCGGATCTCTTCAACCAGTCGCCGCCAGGTTTCCAGGTCTATATTAGCATGCCTTTGGGAAAGATGTGTGGCCGTTTCGCCTGCCAAACACGCGTACTGACACGTCTGACACACGATGAGTCGATACTCtggaagaagaacaaagggATATATAGGGTTGGAACAGCCCAGCTCTGTGAAAAGATTGCTTGCCATGACTTGACCTGTCGGGAGGTTCTGATTCTCGAATACAGTCTGCATAATGTCTTGAAGCACAAAAGGTTGAAGTCTGAGCAGGAGCTTTACGCGGTACGTTCTGTGTATGGTCAGAATTCGACGTTGTAACCCTGGTCCAATCACAGACCAGAGTCGACCCCCAGCAAAACTCAAGGCTACCCCACGACTAGTGACTTTAGTAAATTCAAGTCTACCCCCGGTCAAAAATCAAGTCTACCCCTTGTAAAGTGGGGCAGAATAAATCAATTCTAGTAGAATTGATTTTGGTATGTAGGACTAGGATTAGGACTATGCTATGGTGGTCAAGCAGTAGTACGAGGAGGGAGAGATAAGATGTGCAGATGGAGGAAATCAAAACATCAGTGTGTGCACGGGCCAGATTGTTGTAATTTGACGAATTATTAAAGATATGATACGTGCACGGGCCTAATGTGGGTAACCCAGCGACGTGCACAGACCAATTTTGGCACTTTTTGTTGTAATTCATCGAATTATCATCACGACTGCCTACAGTAGGCCGTTCATAAACCCCTAATGCTAAAAGTCGGCGTCAGACGGAGCAAAGTGGAGACCTAACCTGGAGGCGGTGCGAGCGACAGTCAAATTTGCGATGGCGACAGGAAGATTGAGCCAGGAAGgagtttgagaaggagaaaacaAATGACTACTAATATTAACATCACAGCTGATTACTAACAACAAACAGCCTCAAGTTGACAGACCatgcttcagctgctgaagataggatgctgaacacttggagatGGTATTGGTTGGCCTTCAAGCAGGTCTGTCAAGCAGAGTCAAGCAAACGGGGCTAGAAGAGTAAGAACAGGAAGAGCAGTAGGGCTTTCTTTTGTGTAGAATGGACGAAAAGCGGGGAATACGTGAATAGCTTAGCGTAGCCACAGGCCCTATGAGGTCCGTTCTCCCGGGCGTAATAaatactactactactactactactaccCTAATGCTAGGTGCAGTTGGCACGTGCGTCAAAAATACAGGGCAAAAGTATTAGTAGGGGGGTAGCCTTGAACTTCTGATTGGGCCTTGGTTACACGTCAAGATGCGGCGACACCATAACGCAGCGCGTAAAGTTTTATCTCAGgttcatcaacagcaccgCAAATATGAACTATGGCCAAAAACTTAAATCCCTCTGGGCTTGATTCATCACGTCATGACGCTTAATCTTATGACAGAGCCTGGTTCTTCTTATCCTATATAtccctactcttctattatTAATTGTCGTGTACCCCGAATCGTCGCTTATCCCCCCTGTTCGCCCTCACATGTGTCTCTATCTCCGGCCTATTTCCATGCGTCTATTTCATAGCGATTAACCTTCCCTTTTCCTGAACGCGTTTACTGGGTTGCTTTTATTATCGAGACCCTTTATCATAGCTTGATTTGAGATTTGTATCCAATACTACTTTCAAATTGGTTTCATCCAACGGCAGATCGAAATTAACCGCCTTTCGCTATGGAACTCCAGGATCTCTTTCACTACGGCCATTCTTGGCATATCATTGTTTGCAAATGGTATGGCGTTGTACCGCAAACTAACATCGCCCGGCACGTCCGACAACAGCAAAATCCAATGCGTACATATTAGGCCGCTGCTACATTCGAAGTCCTCAGCCCACGTCTTCAAGTCCTTCATAGCTTTTAGACGTTCTGCCAATTCCCACGTCGTTCTCCAGGCGAACCGAGAGCCATAAGGGTGAACCCTAGATATTGACCGACGGCCATGCATATATGGAGGTTATTTGGATGTGCCGACACCTCCGGACCAGACTCTGCTAGGTGATAGTACAGTCTCAGGCTCGTCCCAGTCAACTTTGAGAAACATAATGGCCTCGCCAGTAGTAAGCAGACCATATTCAAGGCCACTGTCGATCATGTAATGATATGTCTGCGTGATGGCAGATGCCGTCAGCTTCTCCGCGTGGTACTGGAAACGCGCGTCAGGGTTTACAGAAGTTGGAATCGTCCTTCGGTTCACAACTTCCTTGTGGATGTCCATGGCGCGGAGACCGAGATGAAGATGCGGAGCGGTCACCTAGTGAGGCGGCTTATACTCAGAAACATAAATCATAATGCGCTGGAAGGACAAGGTGTTGTCGGATCGATAGACACAGATTTGATCCGGTCGCAGCTGCTTGAGATCTCTTCGATGGTCCGGCGTCCGTGGTGGTACCAATGGTGTCTCCCTGTCCACGACTTCCTCAGGGACGTCGCTGAGGGCATGGGGATGGTTCTCAAAGACGACACCATCTCCGATCTGAAAGGCCCTGCTGACCTCTTCCACCTGTTTAAGCTGTTGTATGATGGCTCTGACCGGATCCTCCACGCTATTATGCAGGAAATATTCGAGCGTCTTCTCATCTGCTATCGGCCGTTGAGAGATGCTGTTTCCCAAGCCGGCCAAGAAATTTCGGTTCTCGAAAACGCGGATTTCGGTAGGGAATGTATCGTAGAGTGTGCCGAATATGAACTTCTGTTGATCAAGGAAGTCGGCCCATGGCTTCAGATTTTTGGGACACCACTTGTCACGCGTATTTGTGATGGAGCCCCTCGAAATCAGTTTTGGATCTGTTTCGATGGCGAAGCGAGAGAAAACGGAGGTATAGCAAACTGCAATGTATTTGTCAAGTGTCGTGAGTCGTGCTTGTTCCTCTGACGCTCTGGCGCGTTGCCGCTTCTCCTTCGCGCGCTGCTCAGCTTCTCGTAGGAGTCTTGCCAGCTCTTCTATCCTCAATGATCCATCTATGATATGTGGGATTGATGTCAAAAGTGGACCCATTACGTTGCGAGGGATTACCTGGCGGGGAGGCCCTGAACCTTGCAAGACACAAAGCCCACCAAAGACGGCCCCGGCTTCGGCCGTGGGCGAACCCTTCGTACGAGCAGTCCTGATTTCCCCGACCTCAACGCCGATGGTCTGGAGTACTTAGACCTAACCAACGATGCCTCTGAATCCTCTGACTCGCTACCGTTCAACAGCGATGCGAAACTCTGCCGCGAAGATTACGCATCTCGACCCAATCTAGTGGCCTCGAGCGgtagaaagagaaagagcAGTGAAATCAGCGAGGAAGAATTCAACGACCTAGGCGATTTCCCAGCCATCTACGAACTTCCTGGTAGCTATTCTGCCACCTCGAGCCCTGGGAATCGATCCGGAACACGTCGAAGAGACGGATCTCGCGGCAGTCGAACACGCCGAACccgcgatggcttcaaaaACCATCTGTCAACCGAAATTTCACCCATCAGTGAGGCGGACGGAGATGAAATACTATCGCCCTCAAGATATGTACACAGCCCGCTTACTCATGAGCAATCCCCTCGGAAATCTTTACCTGTCATCGACACTCAGCACCCCTCAAAGGGACCAACAAGCCCTTTGAAGGAGTCTGCTGTTAATTCTGAAGCTTCCAATCCAGTCCATCAGACCAACTCGCTTCCTCCTCAAATGGAGGATGGCAGGGATGAGTCATTCATTCCTGACTCCGACGGAGAATTTTTGATGCCCCCTTCCCATAATAGCTCAATCGCCATCTTGGACGTCTCTACGATCAAACCAGCACAAATTTGTACTCATGCAGGGCCGGCAGCTATGCCTGCAGTCAAGACAAGCTTTGCTTCGCTCTCCCAACGCCTCATTACTCCAGGAATAGCCGCCCCTAGAGTGCGTGCCATCGCGTCAAACAGCTCGCAGACCGCCAAGGCTACTCCTGAAGATTTTTTCAATGAACTTCCCCGTAAAACCCTTCCCGAATCAAGTCAAACATCGTTTCTTCTGAATCAGTTGAGTTCTGAACCATCGACCTTGACTAAATGGAGTGAGTTCATGGACAAGCTCATTCAGCAAAACGATAAGAATTTCCTAAGAGCGATTAACGAGCGCTTGCCGAAGGAGAAGCGAAGTGAGGTTAAGTCAGAAAAAGAGCGATTGTTACGACAACAGAAGGCCTTCAAACAACTCACTGCCCCAACGGATGAGTATAGGACACTTTGTAGGAAACCCGGAGAGCTTACTCAAGTCATTACTCAAGCCTACACCCAAGGccttgatacggatgaggacgaagttCGACTTGATGACCTCATCGATGAAATCCAAGCGGTGGAACATGTCCTACTCAAAACAATCGATGGCACTGGGCTAGATGTAGCTGGCTTCCTTGGGACTGTCCAGAAACCAACGCATGGTCGCCCTCCTGTATCAGTCATTGTGGAGGGCACTCGACCAATGTTTCAAAAAAGTGCCGACATGTCTATGATGTCGAATGTTGCCACACTAGCCAGTGAGATGGGTACGCGAGTCGTTCATGAGACTCAGCTGCCCAATGCTTCTCAGAACCTGCAGTACccagcaacatcaaggaTTGAGGCCTCGCAAAAGACGAGTGCTATCTCCAGGAAAACAACGCTGTTGGGGCTCCTCTTTTCCCGAAAGTCACTGCAAAACCCTCAAATGCACCTTATCAGTCAAGACCGGCGACAAGACCATCAATGGTGGATCCCATGCCTGTGGATGCAGAATTTGGTGTCGGTGACGACGGCTTCTCTGATCTGGATGAATTCCAGCTCCAGCCTGTGCTCAAAGCTGCGAGAAACTTGGTACCAGGCAGTGGAAGTCCGCCTCAAGCGACACATCGTCGCCCTGGCGATGAATTCAGTGACTTCagcgaggatgaggagatgCTTGCTTTTGCACAGGATTATGAGACCCATCAGTCCCACGTTCCCATTTCGCAAGACTTTAGAGAAGTCGTCTCGGAGACAACTGGTAATGCTGGAGCTGTTGAAAAGCCTCGAACCTCGTCAAAGAAGCTATTGACGTCAGTAGCGCCAGAGTCAATCCCTGCCGCGCTGATGAAGCATCCGTGGTCAGCTGAAGTTCAAAGGATGCTCAAATACCGGTTCAGAATGAAAGGATTCCGCCATAATCAGCTTGAGGCTATCAATGCAACGTTGGGAGGTAAAGATGCCTTCGTCCTTATGCCAACGGGTGGCGGCAAGTCTTTATGCTATCAATTACCGGCCGTTATTAAAACTGGTAAGACTCAGGGTATCACCATTGTGGTGTCGCCCTTGCTCAGTTTGATGCAAGATCAAGTTGACCACATGAAAGCTCTAGGTATTCAGGCTGTCGCTTTCAATGGCGAATACTCTGCCGAATATAAGAGACAGGTTATGACTGCTTTCGAGGAGAGAAGCCCAGAGGACTACATTGAGCTCCTGTATGTTACCCCCGAGATGGCGAGCAAGAACACTACCTTCAACAATGGGATGCGAACCCTGCATCACACAGGTAAACTTGCACGCATCGTCATTTATGAGGCTCACTGCATCAGTCAATGGGGCCATGATTTCCGGCCAGACTACAAAGCTTTGGGCGAAGTCCGCCAGAGATATCCTGGAGTGCCGGTCATGGCTCTCACAGCCACCGCGACACAGAACGTCATCGTCGACGTCAGGCACAATCTCGGAATGGACAACTGTCAAACGTTCTCACAAAGCTTCAATCGTCCAAATTTACACTACGAGGTTCGCGGAAAGACAACTAATGCCAAGTGTATGGACGAGATCGCGTCGCTGATCAAGTCCAAATATGCGAATCAGAGTGGGATTGTCTACACGGTCTCACGGAGGAACGCAGAAAGGGTTGCGGAGAGTCTTTCAGACCAAGGAATCACCGCCAGGCACTATCACGCAGGCATCGATCCCCAGGAGACGGTTGAGGTACAAACTTCCTGGCAGCAGGGCCAGGTCAAGATTGTCGTTGCAACAATTGCGTTCGGCATGGGCATCGACAAGCCAGACGTGAGGTTTGTCATACACCACGGACTTCCAAAAACCTTGGAAGGATACTATCAGGAGACGGGTCGCGCAGGCAGAGACGGGGATCCCTCCGACTGCATTCTTTTCTATGGCAAGCAGGATATAAGGATCCTGAAGAAGTTGATCGCTGATGGTGAGGGCAACAATGAGCAAAAGGAGCGCCAGATGTCTATGCTCAACCGTGTCACGGCATTTTGTGACAACAAGTCTGATTGCCGACGGGTTGAAATACTTCGCTATTCTGGCGAGGACTTTACTGCAGCGCAGTGCCGCAAGACTTGCGACAATTGCAAAGCTGGTTTGATCTTTGAGCAGCGAGAGTTTTCTGAGTATGCCATAGCGGCCATCCGGGTTGTTCAGGCGCAGAGGCGAATTACAGCGGTGCAATGCGCCGACATCCTCATGGGGAGGAAGTATCCCCCCTATGAGGCACGTCACTCAGATGACTGGTACGGAATGGCAAAGAGCCTTAAGAAGCATGAGCTGGCTCGAGTACTAGACAAGCTGTTAGCCGAGAAGGCATTTCATGAGAACAACCAAGTCGGACATCATGGCATGGCTATCCAGTATCTGAAACTCGGATCGACATGCCGCCTGTTTCTCTCGGGGAGACGGAAGCTCATGTTATCGATTCAGGTGCCGGAAGAGAGCGCGACTAACAAGCCTTCCAAGTCCCCGTCGAAGCAAGCCAGCAAGAAGCCGAAGGATCAGGATGTGACCGCCATGCCGTCGCCATACGTGCCTTTACCAGTTGGATGACGGAGAAAGAAATCTCGTACTGTGAAAAGCGACGATGAGAATGGCGCCATGACTTTGAACGGCTATGCGAATGATGGGTTCATGGTAAATGATaacgaagatgaagaggccTTTGAAGAACTGCCTGACCACCAACCACTGAAGTCGCCCTGGCGATCACCTGGGCTTCCAATATCCATCAGCGCCGAGTTGGAGGACTTGAACGAAATACACCGGGATATTGTCGACGGTTTCGTCCAGGAAGCAAAGGTAGCAGAGTAAGTCATTGCAGCTGTCACTGCTGACTGCCGCGCTTTAGTTCCTGGCATAATCTTCAAGGGGAAAGAACTACAGAAACAATGGTTTCTTGAGgagttcaagcagatagCAGACTGGTATTACATAACTTCGCCCAACGGGTGGACTGATGACCACATAGgcattgaatggcttgaaagagTTTATCTGCCCCAGACAACACCTGCTGACGAGTCAGACGCTAGACTGATCATCTTAGATGGTCACGGAAGCCATGCAACAGTATGTCCTTCATTTTTcccatctcaagatcagtgCTGAGTGATagaaggatgaatggatggccacgtgctttttgaacaacgttTATTGCTGTTATCTACCAGCACACTGTTCTCATGGGCTCCAACCACTGGACAATGGAGTATTCAACGCGTTGAAGGCTGCATATCGACGAGAGTTGGAAAGGTTCGTCTCGTTGACTGATTCCGCTCCTatggacaaggtcaatttcatcagggCCTACGCCAAGGCTCACCGAGTTGGAatgaccaagaagaacatactgtCAGGCTGGAGAGTCTCTGGCAACTGGCCGATTTCGCGTTCCAAAGCGCTGCGACACCCTGAAATCCAACAGGACAGGCCAAACAGAGGCCCAAGAGTGACTCCTGAACCTAGGCCGTATCTTGGCTCGGACGATACTCCACAGACGAGCCGTCAAATTCGTGATCTTGGGTTGAACAAAATACCAAAGACGCGGAGACGGTACAACGTGAtagccaagggctttgaagctcaacaacagacagTAGCGGCGCATACTCTGAGGATTGCCAGcctagaggaagaattggctcggctgaagagagggaagaagaggaaggcggtACCGAATCCTAGCAGGCGTTTTATGACACTTGGAGAGACTTTggctgttggagaagccATACCTGAAGGGGCGACTCGTTATACGCCTGTCGGGGTGGAATTTGTCTCTTCAAGCGAGCAAGAGTCAGAATCGGAGGCTGGCTCTGTCATCGTTCATCAGATCCTGAACTTCATTATTATCTCCGCCCATGACTGAAGTCTGCTGACGCATGCCTTGGCATCGATCCTTCAACGGTTCGTAATTGATGAAGGACATGGATATTGTTCGTCGAGGAGACGGTCCAAAGTCTGATGGTTGCCCAGAATCCTTTCTAATTTGGGCGCTTGAGGGCGTGCGAGTAGTTGGTGATAG
The Fusarium oxysporum f. sp. lycopersici 4287 chromosome 15, whole genome shotgun sequence DNA segment above includes these coding regions:
- a CDS encoding bloom syndrome protein, which gives rise to MPLNPLTRYLASSGRKRKSSEISEEEFNDLGDFPAIYELPGSYSATSSPGNRSGTRRRDGSRGSRTRRTRDGFKNHLSTEISPISEADGDEILSPSRYVHSPLTHEQSPRKSLPVIDTQHPSKGPTSPLKESAVNSEASNPVHQTNSLPPQMEDGRDESFIPDSDGEFLMPPSHNSSIAILDVSTIKPAQICTHAGPAAMPAVKTSFASLSQRLITPGIAAPRVRAIASNSSQTAKATPEDFFNELPRKTLPESSQTSFLLNQLSSEPSTLTKWSEFMDKLIQQNDKNFLRAINERLPKEKRSEVKSEKERLLRQQKAFKQLTAPTDEYRTLCRKPGELTQVITQAYTQGLDTDEDEVRLDDLIDEIQAVEHVLLKTIDGTGLDVAGFLGTVQKPTHGRPPVSVIVEGTRPMFQKSADMSMMSNVATLASEMGTRVVHETQLPNASQNLQYPATSRIEASQKTITAKPSNAPYQSRPATRPSMVDPMPVDAEFGVGDDGFSDLDEFQLQPVLKAARNLVPGSGSPPQATHRRPGDEFSDFSEDEEMLAFAQDYETHQSHVPISQDFREVVSETTGNAGAVEKPRTSSKKLLTSVAPESIPAALMKHPWSAEVQRMLKYRFRMKGFRHNQLEAINATLGGKDAFVLMPTGGGKSLCYQLPAVIKTGKTQGITIVVSPLLSLMQDQVDHMKALGIQAVAFNGEYSAEYKRQVMTAFEERSPEDYIELLYVTPEMASKNTTFNNGMRTLHHTGKLARIVIYEAHCISQWGHDFRPDYKALGEVRQRYPGVPVMALTATATQNVIVDVRHNLGMDNCQTFSQSFNRPNLHYEVRGKTTNAKCMDEIASLIKSKYANQSGIVYTVSRRNAERVAESLSDQGITARHYHAGIDPQETVEVQTSWQQGQVKIVVATIAFGMGIDKPDVRFVIHHGLPKTLEGYYQETGRAGRDGDPSDCILFYGKQDIRILKKLIADGEGNNEQKERQMSMLNRVTAFCDNKSDCRRVEILRYSGEDFTAAQCRKTCDNCKAGLIFEQREFSEYAIAAIRVVQAQRRITAVQCADILMGRKYPPYEARHSDDWYGMAKSLKKHELARVLDKLLAEKAFHENNQVGHHGMAIQYLKLGSTCRLFLSGRRKLMLSIQVPEESATNKPSKSPSKQASKKPKDQDVTAMPSPYVPLPVG